A single Pan troglodytes isolate AG18354 chromosome 19, NHGRI_mPanTro3-v2.0_pri, whole genome shotgun sequence DNA region contains:
- the RECQL5 gene encoding ATP-dependent DNA helicase Q5 isoform X3, with translation MSSHHTTFPFDPERRVRSTLKKVFGFDSFKTPLQESATMAVVKGNKDVFVCMPTGAGKSLCYQLPALLAKGITIVVSPLIALIQDQVDHLLTLKVRVSSLNSKLSARERKELLADLEREKPQTKILYITPEMAASSSFQPTLNSLVSRHLLSYLVVDEAHCVSQWGHDFRPDYLRLGALRSRLGHAPCVALTATATPQVQEDVFAALHLKKPVAIFKTPCFRANLFYDVQFKELISDPYGNLKDFCLKALGQEADKGLSGCGIVYCRTREACEQLAIELSCRGVNAKAYHAGLKASERTLVQNDWMEEKVPVIVATISFGMGVDKANVRFVAHWNIAKSMAGYYQESGRAGRDGKPSWCRLYYSRNDRDQVSFLIRKEVAKLQVKRGNKASDKATIMAFDALVTFCEELGYDEGSGGSGYEGRDEAHKREWNLFYQKQMQLRKGKDPKIEEFVPPDENCPLKEASSRRIPRLTVKAREHCLRLLEEALSSNRQSTRTTDEADLRAKAMELEHETFRNAKVANLYKASVLKKVADIHRASKDGQPYDMGGSAKSCNAQAEPPEPNEYDIPPASHVYSLKPKRVGAGFPKGSCPFQTATELMETTRIGEQAPQPEQGGEHEPPSRPCGLLDEDGSEPLPGPRGEVPGGSAHYGGPSPEKKAKSSSGGSSLAKGRASKKQQLLATAAHKDSQSIARFFCRRVESLALLASAPEAEGACPSCEGVQGPPMAPEKYTEEEDGAGGHSPAPPQTEECLRERPRPPGMREPPGPSAVMPALPSTSTCPPRDQGTPEVQPTPAKDTWKGKRPRSQQENPESQPQKRPRPSAKPSVVAEVKGSISASEQGTLNPTAQDPFQLSAPGVSLKEAANVVVKCLTPFYKEGKFASKELFKGFARHLSHLLTQKTSPGRSVKEEAQNLIRHFFHGRARCESEADWHGLCGPQR, from the exons gACCAAGTGGACCACTTGCTAACCCTAAAGGTACGAGTAAGTTCCCTGAACTCGAAGCTGTCTGCACGGGAAAGGAAGGAGCTGCTTGCTGACCTGGAGCGAGAAAAGCCCCAGACCAAGATTCTGTACATCACCCCAGAGATGGCAGCTTCATCCTCCTTCCAGCCCACCCTGAACTCCCTGGTGTCCCGCCACCTGCTGTCTTACTTGGTGGTGGATGAAGCTCATTGTGTTTCCCAATGGGGGCATGACTTTCGTCCTGACTACTTGCGTCTGGGTGCCCTGCGCTCCCGCCTGGGACATGCCCCTTGTGTGGCTCTGACCGCCACAGCCACCCCACAGGTCCAAGAGGACGTGTTTGCTGCCCTGCACCTGAAGAAACCAGTTGCCATCTTCAAGACTCCCTGCTTCCGGGCCAACCTCTTCTATGATGTGCAATTCAAGGAACTGATTTCTGATCCCTATGGGAACCTGAAGGACTTCTGCCTTAAGGCTCTTGGACAGGAGGCTGATAAAGGG TTATCTGGCTGCGGCATTGTGTACTGCAGGACTAGAGAGGCTTGTGAACAGTTAGCCATAGAGCTCAGCTGCAGGGGTGTGAACGCCAAGGCTTACCATGCAG GGCTGAAGGCCTCTGAAAGAACGCTGGTGCAGAACGACTGGATGGAGGAGAAGGTCCCTGTAATTGTTGCAACCATTAGTTTTGGGATGGGAGTGGATAAAGCCAATGTCAG GTTTGTCGCCCATTGGAATATTGCCAAGTCTATGGCTGGGTACTACCAGGAGTCTGGCCGGGCTGGCAGGGATGGGAAGCCTTCCTGGTGCCGTCTCTATTACTCCAGGAATGACCGGGACCAAGTCAGCTTCCTGATCAGGAAGGAAGTAGCAAAACTCCAG GTAAAGAGAGGAAACAAAGCATCTGATAAAGCCACTATCATGGCCTTTGATGCCCTGGTGACCTTCTGTGAAGAACTGGG GTATGACGAAGGTTCTGGAGGCAGCGGATATGAAGGCAGAGATGAGGCCCACAAGCGGGAGTGGAACCTCTTCTATCAGAAGCAGATGCAGCTGCGCAAG GGCAAAGACCCCAAGATAGAAGAATTTGTACCCCCAG aTGAGAACTGTCCCCTGAAAGAGGCTTCTAGCAGGAGGATCCCTAGGCTGACTGTGAAG GCACGGGAGCACTGCCTGCGGCTTCTGGAGGAGGCGCTGAGCAGCAACCGCCAGTCAACACGTACCACTGATGA AGCTGACCTCCGGGCCAAGGCCATGGAGCTGGAACATGAGACATTCCGGAACGCCAAGGTGGCCAACCTCTACAAGGCCAGCGTGCTGAAGAAG GTGGCCGATATCCACAGAGCCTCCAAGGACGGGCAGCCCTATGACATGGGAGGCAGTGCCAAGAGCTGCAATGCCCAAGCTGAGCCTCCGGAGCCCAATGAGTATGACATTCCACCAGCCTCCCATGTGTACTCG CTCAAACCCAAGCGGGTGGGAGCTGGTTTCCCCAAAGGCTCCTGCCCATTCCAGACGGCCACGGAACTGATGGAGACGACTCGGATCGGGGAGCAAGCCCCCCAGCCCGAGCAGGGAGGCGAGCACGAGCCCCCGAGCCGGCCCTGTGGCCTCCTGGATGAGGACGGGAGTGAGCCCCTCCCTGGGCCCAGAGGGGAGGTCCCTGGAGGCAGCGCTCACTATGGGGGGCCCTCCCCTGAGAAGAAGGCAAAAAGTTCCTCTGGGGGCAGCTCCCTTGCCAAGGGCCGGGCTAGCAAGAAACAGCAGCTCCTAGCCACAGCGGCCCACAAGGATTCTCAGAGCATCGCCCGCTTCTTCTGCCGAAGGGTGGAAAGCCTAGCTCTGCTGGCATCAGCCCCAGAGGCAGAAGGTGCCTGCCCCTCCTGTGAGGGGGTTCAGGGACCCCCGATGGCCCCAGAGAAGTACACAGAGGAGGAAGATGGAGCCGGGGGACATTCGCCTGCCCCTCCCCAGACTGAGGAGTGCCTCAGGGAGAGGCCAAG GCCTCCTGGGATGAGGGAGCCACCAGGACCCAGTGCTGTGATGCCTGCTCTTCCCTCCACCAGCACCTGCCCGCCCAGAGACCAGGGCACCCCTGAAGTCCAGCCcacccctgcaaaggacacatgGAAGGGCAAGCGGCCTCGATCCCAGCAG GAGAACCCAGAGAGCCAGCCTCAGAAGAGGCCACGCCCCTCAGCCAAGCCCTCCGTCGTAGCTGAGGTCAAGGGCAGCATCTCGGCCAGCGAACAGGGCACCTTGAATCCCACGGCTCAAGACCCCTTCCAGCTCTCCGCTCCTGGCGTCTCCTTGAAGGAGGCTGCAAATGTTGTGGTCAAGTGCCTCACCCCTTTCTACAAGGAGGGCAAGTTTGCTTCCAAG gAGTTGTTTAAAGGCTTTGCCCGCCACCTCTCACACTTGCTGACTCAGAAGACCTCTCCTGGAAGGAGCG TGAAAGAAGAGGCCCAGAACCTCATCAGGCACTTCTTCCATGGCCGGGCCCGGTGCGAGAGCGAAGCTGACTGGCATGGCCTGTGTGGCCCCCAGAGATGA
- the RECQL5 gene encoding ATP-dependent DNA helicase Q5 isoform X5 has product MSSHHTTFPFDPERRVRSTLKKVFGFDSFKTPLQESATMAVVKGNKDVFVCMPTGAGKSLCYQLPALLAKGITIVVSPLIALIQDQVDHLLTLKVRVSSLNSKLSARERKELLADLEREKPQTKILYITPEMAASSSFQPTLNSLVSRHLLSYLVVDEAHCVSQWGHDFRPDYLRLGALRSRLGHAPCVALTATATPQVQEDVFAALHLKKPVAIFKTPCFRANLFYDVQFKELISDPYGNLKDFCLKALGQEADKGLSGCGIVYCRTREACEQLAIELSCRGVNAKAYHAGLKASERTLVQNDWMEEKVPVIVATISFGMGVDKANVRFVAHWNIAKSMAGYYQESGRAGRDGKPSWCRLYYSRNDRDQVSFLIRKEVAKLQVKRGNKASDKATIMAFDALVTFCEELGCRHAAIAKYFGDALPACAKGCDHCQNPTAVRRQLEALERSSSWSKTCIGPSQGNGFDPELYEGGRKGYGGFSRYDEGSGGSGYEGRDEAHKREWNLFYQKQMQLRKGKDPKIEEFVPPDENCPLKEASSRRIPRLTVKAREHCLRLLEEALSSNRQSTRTTDEADLRAKAMELEHETFRNAKVANLYKASVLKKVADIHRASKDGQPYDMGGSAKSCNAQAEPPEPNEYDIPPASHVYSLKPKRVGAGFPKGSCPFQTATELMETTRIGEQAPQPEQGGEHEPPSRPCGLLDEDGSEPLPGPRGEVPGGSAHYGGPSPEKKAKSSSGGSSLAKGRASKKQQLLATAAHKDSQSIARFFCRRVESLALLASAPEAEGACPSCEGVQGPPMAPEKYTEEEDGAGGHSPAPPQTEECLRERPSTCPPRDQGTPEVQPTPAKDTWKGKRPRSQQENPESQPQKRPRPSAKPSVVAEVKGSISASEQGTLNPTAQDPFQLSAPGVSLKEAANVVVKCLTPFYKEGKFASKELFKGFARHLSHLLTQKTSPGRSVKEEAQNLIRHFFHGRARCESEADWHGLGPHGWVFWDTCRGQKVEGGGAAAGRRGRKSGPPPRVLSQDEAHLSKVSEPTQGTLRSSTHSPIHHDASFQPCPGQSCGRGEAARPCSCSGRPGLTDVWERNKVVLWWGMHTCTQPFSPGSFISSAAVSPMPGLVLMWGLGGAWGRVGISLRLGNLRCPSRVPAAPFGPRPSWRGSGCFLCLLVT; this is encoded by the exons gACCAAGTGGACCACTTGCTAACCCTAAAGGTACGAGTAAGTTCCCTGAACTCGAAGCTGTCTGCACGGGAAAGGAAGGAGCTGCTTGCTGACCTGGAGCGAGAAAAGCCCCAGACCAAGATTCTGTACATCACCCCAGAGATGGCAGCTTCATCCTCCTTCCAGCCCACCCTGAACTCCCTGGTGTCCCGCCACCTGCTGTCTTACTTGGTGGTGGATGAAGCTCATTGTGTTTCCCAATGGGGGCATGACTTTCGTCCTGACTACTTGCGTCTGGGTGCCCTGCGCTCCCGCCTGGGACATGCCCCTTGTGTGGCTCTGACCGCCACAGCCACCCCACAGGTCCAAGAGGACGTGTTTGCTGCCCTGCACCTGAAGAAACCAGTTGCCATCTTCAAGACTCCCTGCTTCCGGGCCAACCTCTTCTATGATGTGCAATTCAAGGAACTGATTTCTGATCCCTATGGGAACCTGAAGGACTTCTGCCTTAAGGCTCTTGGACAGGAGGCTGATAAAGGG TTATCTGGCTGCGGCATTGTGTACTGCAGGACTAGAGAGGCTTGTGAACAGTTAGCCATAGAGCTCAGCTGCAGGGGTGTGAACGCCAAGGCTTACCATGCAG GGCTGAAGGCCTCTGAAAGAACGCTGGTGCAGAACGACTGGATGGAGGAGAAGGTCCCTGTAATTGTTGCAACCATTAGTTTTGGGATGGGAGTGGATAAAGCCAATGTCAG GTTTGTCGCCCATTGGAATATTGCCAAGTCTATGGCTGGGTACTACCAGGAGTCTGGCCGGGCTGGCAGGGATGGGAAGCCTTCCTGGTGCCGTCTCTATTACTCCAGGAATGACCGGGACCAAGTCAGCTTCCTGATCAGGAAGGAAGTAGCAAAACTCCAG GTAAAGAGAGGAAACAAAGCATCTGATAAAGCCACTATCATGGCCTTTGATGCCCTGGTGACCTTCTGTGAAGAACTGGG GTGCCGCCATGCTGCCATTGCCAAGTACTTCGGGGATGCGCTGCCTGCCTGCGCCAAAGGCTGCGACCACTGCCAGAACCCCACGGCTGTGCGGAGGCAGCTGGAGGCCTTGGAGCGCAGCAGCAGCTGGAGCAAGACCTGCATCGGGCCCTCCCAGGGGAATGGCTTTGACCCCGAGCTGTACGAGGGAGGCCGCAAGGGCTACGGGGGCTTCAGCAG GTATGACGAAGGTTCTGGAGGCAGCGGATATGAAGGCAGAGATGAGGCCCACAAGCGGGAGTGGAACCTCTTCTATCAGAAGCAGATGCAGCTGCGCAAG GGCAAAGACCCCAAGATAGAAGAATTTGTACCCCCAG aTGAGAACTGTCCCCTGAAAGAGGCTTCTAGCAGGAGGATCCCTAGGCTGACTGTGAAG GCACGGGAGCACTGCCTGCGGCTTCTGGAGGAGGCGCTGAGCAGCAACCGCCAGTCAACACGTACCACTGATGA AGCTGACCTCCGGGCCAAGGCCATGGAGCTGGAACATGAGACATTCCGGAACGCCAAGGTGGCCAACCTCTACAAGGCCAGCGTGCTGAAGAAG GTGGCCGATATCCACAGAGCCTCCAAGGACGGGCAGCCCTATGACATGGGAGGCAGTGCCAAGAGCTGCAATGCCCAAGCTGAGCCTCCGGAGCCCAATGAGTATGACATTCCACCAGCCTCCCATGTGTACTCG CTCAAACCCAAGCGGGTGGGAGCTGGTTTCCCCAAAGGCTCCTGCCCATTCCAGACGGCCACGGAACTGATGGAGACGACTCGGATCGGGGAGCAAGCCCCCCAGCCCGAGCAGGGAGGCGAGCACGAGCCCCCGAGCCGGCCCTGTGGCCTCCTGGATGAGGACGGGAGTGAGCCCCTCCCTGGGCCCAGAGGGGAGGTCCCTGGAGGCAGCGCTCACTATGGGGGGCCCTCCCCTGAGAAGAAGGCAAAAAGTTCCTCTGGGGGCAGCTCCCTTGCCAAGGGCCGGGCTAGCAAGAAACAGCAGCTCCTAGCCACAGCGGCCCACAAGGATTCTCAGAGCATCGCCCGCTTCTTCTGCCGAAGGGTGGAAAGCCTAGCTCTGCTGGCATCAGCCCCAGAGGCAGAAGGTGCCTGCCCCTCCTGTGAGGGGGTTCAGGGACCCCCGATGGCCCCAGAGAAGTACACAGAGGAGGAAGATGGAGCCGGGGGACATTCGCCTGCCCCTCCCCAGACTGAGGAGTGCCTCAGGGAGAGGCCAAG CACCTGCCCGCCCAGAGACCAGGGCACCCCTGAAGTCCAGCCcacccctgcaaaggacacatgGAAGGGCAAGCGGCCTCGATCCCAGCAG GAGAACCCAGAGAGCCAGCCTCAGAAGAGGCCACGCCCCTCAGCCAAGCCCTCCGTCGTAGCTGAGGTCAAGGGCAGCATCTCGGCCAGCGAACAGGGCACCTTGAATCCCACGGCTCAAGACCCCTTCCAGCTCTCCGCTCCTGGCGTCTCCTTGAAGGAGGCTGCAAATGTTGTGGTCAAGTGCCTCACCCCTTTCTACAAGGAGGGCAAGTTTGCTTCCAAG gAGTTGTTTAAAGGCTTTGCCCGCCACCTCTCACACTTGCTGACTCAGAAGACCTCTCCTGGAAGGAGCG TGAAAGAAGAGGCCCAGAACCTCATCAGGCACTTCTTCCATGGCCGGGCCCGGTGCGAGAGCGAAGCTGACTGGCATGGCCT CGGCCCTCATGGCTGGGTTTTCTGGGACACATGTCGAGGACAGAAGGTGGAGGGTGGTGGAGCTGCTGctggaagaaggggaaggaagagtggcCCCCCCCCCCGAGTTCTAAGTCAGGACGAGGCCCACCTGTCCAAGGTATCGGAACCTACTCAGGGGACCCTCAGATCCTCCACCCACTCCCCTATCCACCACGATGCCAGCTTCCAGCCTTGCCCAGGTCAGAGCTGTGGCAGAGGAGAGGCAGCCAGGCCCTGTTCCTGCTCAGGAAGGCCAGGCCTGACAGATGTTTGGGAGAGGAATAAAGTTGTGTTGTGGTGGggcatgcacacgtgcacacagccCTTTTCTCCAGGGAGTTTTATTTCCTCAGCAGCTGTTTCTCCCATGCCTGGGCTTGTGCTAATGTGGGGCCTGGGCGGAGCCTGGGGTCGGGTGGGCATCTCCCTCAGACTGGGCAACCTCAGGTGCCCCAGCCGAGTTCCTGCAGCCCCCTTTGGCCCCAGGCCGTCCTGGAGAGGGTCTGGCTGTTTTCTTTGCCTGCTGGTGACGTGA
- the RECQL5 gene encoding ATP-dependent DNA helicase Q5 isoform X4: protein MSSHHTTFPFDPERRVRSTLKKVFGFDSFKTPLQESATMAVVKGNKDVFVCMPTGAGKSLCYQLPALLAKGITIVVSPLIALIQDQVDHLLTLKVRVSSLNSKLSARERKELLADLEREKPQTKILYITPEMAASSSFQPTLNSLVSRHLLSYLVVDEAHCVSQWGHDFRPDYLRLGALRSRLGHAPCVALTATATPQVQEDVFAALHLKKPVAIFKTPCFRANLFYDVQFKELISDPYGNLKDFCLKALGQEADKGLSGCGIVYCRTREACEQLAIELSCRGVNAKAYHAGLKASERTLVQNDWMEEKVPVIVATISFGMGVDKANVRFVAHWNIAKSMAGYYQESGRAGRDGKPSWCRLYYSRNDRDQVSFLIRKEVAKLQVKRGNKASDKATIMAFDALVTFCEELGYDEGSGGSGYEGRDEAHKREWNLFYQKQMQLRKGKDPKIEEFVPPDENCPLKEASSRRIPRLTVKAREHCLRLLEEALSSNRQSTRTTDEADLRAKAMELEHETFRNAKVANLYKASVLKKVADIHRASKDGQPYDMGGSAKSCNAQAEPPEPNEYDIPPASHVYSLKPKRVGAGFPKGSCPFQTATELMETTRIGEQAPQPEQGGEHEPPSRPCGLLDEDGSEPLPGPRGEVPGGSAHYGGPSPEKKAKSSSGGSSLAKGRASKKQQLLATAAHKDSQSIARFFCRRVESLALLASAPEAEGACPSCEGVQGPPMAPEKYTEEEDGAGGHSPAPPQTEECLRERPSTCPPRDQGTPEVQPTPAKDTWKGKRPRSQQENPESQPQKRPRPSAKPSVVAEVKGSISASEQGTLNPTAQDPFQLSAPGVSLKEAANVVVKCLTPFYKEGKFASKELFKGFARHLSHLLTQKTSPGRSVKEEAQNLIRHFFHGRARCESEADWHGLCGPQR, encoded by the exons gACCAAGTGGACCACTTGCTAACCCTAAAGGTACGAGTAAGTTCCCTGAACTCGAAGCTGTCTGCACGGGAAAGGAAGGAGCTGCTTGCTGACCTGGAGCGAGAAAAGCCCCAGACCAAGATTCTGTACATCACCCCAGAGATGGCAGCTTCATCCTCCTTCCAGCCCACCCTGAACTCCCTGGTGTCCCGCCACCTGCTGTCTTACTTGGTGGTGGATGAAGCTCATTGTGTTTCCCAATGGGGGCATGACTTTCGTCCTGACTACTTGCGTCTGGGTGCCCTGCGCTCCCGCCTGGGACATGCCCCTTGTGTGGCTCTGACCGCCACAGCCACCCCACAGGTCCAAGAGGACGTGTTTGCTGCCCTGCACCTGAAGAAACCAGTTGCCATCTTCAAGACTCCCTGCTTCCGGGCCAACCTCTTCTATGATGTGCAATTCAAGGAACTGATTTCTGATCCCTATGGGAACCTGAAGGACTTCTGCCTTAAGGCTCTTGGACAGGAGGCTGATAAAGGG TTATCTGGCTGCGGCATTGTGTACTGCAGGACTAGAGAGGCTTGTGAACAGTTAGCCATAGAGCTCAGCTGCAGGGGTGTGAACGCCAAGGCTTACCATGCAG GGCTGAAGGCCTCTGAAAGAACGCTGGTGCAGAACGACTGGATGGAGGAGAAGGTCCCTGTAATTGTTGCAACCATTAGTTTTGGGATGGGAGTGGATAAAGCCAATGTCAG GTTTGTCGCCCATTGGAATATTGCCAAGTCTATGGCTGGGTACTACCAGGAGTCTGGCCGGGCTGGCAGGGATGGGAAGCCTTCCTGGTGCCGTCTCTATTACTCCAGGAATGACCGGGACCAAGTCAGCTTCCTGATCAGGAAGGAAGTAGCAAAACTCCAG GTAAAGAGAGGAAACAAAGCATCTGATAAAGCCACTATCATGGCCTTTGATGCCCTGGTGACCTTCTGTGAAGAACTGGG GTATGACGAAGGTTCTGGAGGCAGCGGATATGAAGGCAGAGATGAGGCCCACAAGCGGGAGTGGAACCTCTTCTATCAGAAGCAGATGCAGCTGCGCAAG GGCAAAGACCCCAAGATAGAAGAATTTGTACCCCCAG aTGAGAACTGTCCCCTGAAAGAGGCTTCTAGCAGGAGGATCCCTAGGCTGACTGTGAAG GCACGGGAGCACTGCCTGCGGCTTCTGGAGGAGGCGCTGAGCAGCAACCGCCAGTCAACACGTACCACTGATGA AGCTGACCTCCGGGCCAAGGCCATGGAGCTGGAACATGAGACATTCCGGAACGCCAAGGTGGCCAACCTCTACAAGGCCAGCGTGCTGAAGAAG GTGGCCGATATCCACAGAGCCTCCAAGGACGGGCAGCCCTATGACATGGGAGGCAGTGCCAAGAGCTGCAATGCCCAAGCTGAGCCTCCGGAGCCCAATGAGTATGACATTCCACCAGCCTCCCATGTGTACTCG CTCAAACCCAAGCGGGTGGGAGCTGGTTTCCCCAAAGGCTCCTGCCCATTCCAGACGGCCACGGAACTGATGGAGACGACTCGGATCGGGGAGCAAGCCCCCCAGCCCGAGCAGGGAGGCGAGCACGAGCCCCCGAGCCGGCCCTGTGGCCTCCTGGATGAGGACGGGAGTGAGCCCCTCCCTGGGCCCAGAGGGGAGGTCCCTGGAGGCAGCGCTCACTATGGGGGGCCCTCCCCTGAGAAGAAGGCAAAAAGTTCCTCTGGGGGCAGCTCCCTTGCCAAGGGCCGGGCTAGCAAGAAACAGCAGCTCCTAGCCACAGCGGCCCACAAGGATTCTCAGAGCATCGCCCGCTTCTTCTGCCGAAGGGTGGAAAGCCTAGCTCTGCTGGCATCAGCCCCAGAGGCAGAAGGTGCCTGCCCCTCCTGTGAGGGGGTTCAGGGACCCCCGATGGCCCCAGAGAAGTACACAGAGGAGGAAGATGGAGCCGGGGGACATTCGCCTGCCCCTCCCCAGACTGAGGAGTGCCTCAGGGAGAGGCCAAG CACCTGCCCGCCCAGAGACCAGGGCACCCCTGAAGTCCAGCCcacccctgcaaaggacacatgGAAGGGCAAGCGGCCTCGATCCCAGCAG GAGAACCCAGAGAGCCAGCCTCAGAAGAGGCCACGCCCCTCAGCCAAGCCCTCCGTCGTAGCTGAGGTCAAGGGCAGCATCTCGGCCAGCGAACAGGGCACCTTGAATCCCACGGCTCAAGACCCCTTCCAGCTCTCCGCTCCTGGCGTCTCCTTGAAGGAGGCTGCAAATGTTGTGGTCAAGTGCCTCACCCCTTTCTACAAGGAGGGCAAGTTTGCTTCCAAG gAGTTGTTTAAAGGCTTTGCCCGCCACCTCTCACACTTGCTGACTCAGAAGACCTCTCCTGGAAGGAGCG TGAAAGAAGAGGCCCAGAACCTCATCAGGCACTTCTTCCATGGCCGGGCCCGGTGCGAGAGCGAAGCTGACTGGCATGGCCTGTGTGGCCCCCAGAGATGA